In a genomic window of Primulina huaijiensis isolate GDHJ02 chromosome 10, ASM1229523v2, whole genome shotgun sequence:
- the LOC140986264 gene encoding polyadenylate-binding protein-interacting protein 4-like isoform X1 — protein MNNHQVPQPRSSCNGYGRRKSERDVATRFDDKFQAGKTNSSRINFGNGGGLELPPCDRLIYLSASLIGHQVEVQVLDGSIFSGIFHATNTDDFGMSKNHCSSLVNRAPFGIVLKMACLIKDGSQAQKNIADSPSKSPSRTLIIPGKDLVQLIAKVIEEPRTPLFHKMGVSLTSDVSKNEFQHDKKQELMVDSCISQSRHVELGRELEPWIPDENDPGCPELDNVFDGPRNRGWDQFEANETLFGVKSTFNEELYTTKLARGPQLKELEREAARMAREIEGEETFDLHLAEERGIQLDGNFDIDEETRFSSVYRVVDDGGYDEIEDIFLDSQNDETFGIVSGSVIDKPQTNMSFLETNERAQFSSRSTLLRGVQSCKVAKSTGTHHSTSANNAQHLLAEQLPKESSEIDAFRLRGNHFIGSTDSYLYKDDKEHKLSDQSWSSKAEDLYSFPRLKKENYDKVGLSPNALAFDPSWSLSKGEENTSSTNELTDSVAPIKAQGTTIVVSRPGSSATSTGQEKTGSSDEPSEGFLPPKIRGTTTAVAQPSSSSSSTADHVVATSSSTGRGLSPSSSVGSFSSEKSSLNPHAKEFKFNPNAKSFIPTPTPLRISSPVSDSSFYYPANMTAVTHMHGMPIGIGLPSFASQQPVIFNPQAAVPQLQPYYHPNGPQYGQQMLIGQPRPVMFMPAYPQEMPYQGREF, from the exons ATGAATAATCATCAAGTTCCACAGCCCCGGTCTTCTTGTAATGGCTATGGCCGTCGTAAAAGTGAAAGAGATGTGGCCACCAGGTTTGATGATAAGTTTCAGGCTGGGAAAACAAATTCTAGCAGGATTAATTTTG GTAATGGAGGAGGACTTGAATTACCTCCATGTGATCGCCTTATATATTTAAGTGCAAGCCTCATTGGACATCAAGTTGAAGTCCAGGTGCTGGATGGATCTATATTTTCTGGAATATTTCATGCTACAAATACTGATGATTTTGGTATGTCAAAGAATCATTGCTCAAGTTTGGTGAATAGAGCACCTTTCG GCATTGTTCTGAAAATGGCATGCTTAATTAAGGATGGCTCACAAGCACAGAAAAATATTGCAGATTCTCCAAGCAAATCTCCTTCTAGAACTTTGATCATACCCGGAAAGGATCTTGTGCAACTGATAGCTAAG GTTATTGAAGAACCTCGGACACCATTATTTCATAAGATG GGTGTTTCTCTCACAAGTGATGTATCAAAGAATGAATTCCAGCATGACAAGAAGCAAGAGCTTATGGTAGATTCCTGCATATCACAATCCCGCCACGTAGAGCTCGGCAGAGAACTGGAGCCTTGGATCCCTGATGAAAATGATCCAGGGTGTCCTGAATTGGACAACGTATTTGATGGACCTCGGAATAG AGGATGGGATCAGTTTGAAGCAAATGAAACTTTATTCGGGGTGAAGAGTACATTCAATGAGGAACTTTACACAACAAAGCTTGCAAGAGGTCCTCAGCTGAAAGAATTAGAAAGAGAAGCTGCAAGGATGGCTAGAGAGATTGAGGGCGAGGAAACCTTTGATCTTCATCTAGCAGAG GAAAGAGGCATTCAACTTGATGGAAATTTTGACATTGATGAAGAAACTCGATTCTCATCAGTCTACAGGGTAGTAGATGATGGTGGATATGATGAGATTGAGGACATATTTTTGGATTCACAGAATGATGAAACATTTGGAATTGTCTCTGGTTCTGTTATTGACAAACCTCAGACTAACATGAGTTTTTTGGAAACCAATGAGAGAGCTCAATTCTCATCAAGATCTACGTTGCTG AGGGGAGTCCAATCTTGTAAGGTTGCTAAAAGCACTGGCACGCATCATTCAACTTCTGCCAATAATGCTCAACACCTACTAGCGGAACAGCTTCCTAAAGAGTCCTCTGAGATTGATGCTTTCAG GCTTCGTGGTAACCATTTTATTGGAAGTACTGATAGTTATTTATATAAGGATGATAAAGAACACAAG CTGTCCGATCAGAGTTGGTCATCAAAAGCTGAGG ATTTGTACTCGTTTCCGAGATTAAAAAAGGAAAACTATGATAAGGTTGGATTGTCTCCAAATGCTTTGGCATTTGATCCATCTTGGTCGTTATCCAAGGGTGAGGAAAATACTAGCTCTACTAATGAGCTAACAGACAGTGTAGCGCCCATCAAAGCACAAGGCACCACAATCGTTGTTTCCCGTCCTGGTAGTTCAGCAACATCCACAGGACAAGAAAAGACAGGCTCTTCCGATGAACCATCAGAGGGTTTCCTGCCTCCCAAAATACGAGGAACCACTACTGCTGTAGCCCAGCCCAGTAGTTCTTCTTCATCCACTGCCGATCATGTAGTTGCCACTTCAAGTTCTACCGGTCGAGGATTATCACCAAGTTCATCTGTTGGTTCGTTTTCTTCAGAGAAGTCTTCTCTAAATCCACATGCGAAG GAATTTAAGTTCAACCCAAATGCAAAAAGTTTCATCCCAACTCCGACACCTTTAAGGATTTCATCTCCGGTTTCTGATAGTTCTTTCTACTATCCAGCTAACATGACAGCTGTAACGCACATGCATGGGATGCCCATTGGTATCGGG CTTCCTTCTTTTGCTTCTCAGCAGCCTGTTATATTCAATCCACAGGCCGCAGTGCCGCAGCTTCAGCCATATTATCATCCAAATGGACCTCAG TATGGGCAGCAGATGCTCATTGGACAACCTCGGCCAGTCATGTTCATGCCAGCATATCCACAA GAAATGCCATACCAAGGAAGGGAATTTTAG
- the LOC140986264 gene encoding polyadenylate-binding protein-interacting protein 4-like isoform X3: MNNHQVPQPRSSCNGYGRRKSERDVATRFDDKFQAGKTNSSRINFGNGGGLELPPCDRLIYLSASLIGHQVEVQVLDGSIFSGIFHATNTDDFGIVLKMACLIKDGSQAQKNIADSPSKSPSRTLIIPGKDLVQLIAKVIEEPRTPLFHKMGVSLTSDVSKNEFQHDKKQELMVDSCISQSRHVELGRELEPWIPDENDPGCPELDNVFDGPRNRGWDQFEANETLFGVKSTFNEELYTTKLARGPQLKELEREAARMAREIEGEETFDLHLAEERGIQLDGNFDIDEETRFSSVYRVVDDGGYDEIEDIFLDSQNDETFGIVSGSVIDKPQTNMSFLETNERAQFSSRSTLLRGVQSCKVAKSTGTHHSTSANNAQHLLAEQLPKESSEIDAFRLRGNHFIGSTDSYLYKDDKEHKLSDQSWSSKAEDLYSFPRLKKENYDKVGLSPNALAFDPSWSLSKGEENTSSTNELTDSVAPIKAQGTTIVVSRPGSSATSTGQEKTGSSDEPSEGFLPPKIRGTTTAVAQPSSSSSSTADHVVATSSSTGRGLSPSSSVGSFSSEKSSLNPHAKEFKFNPNAKSFIPTPTPLRISSPVSDSSFYYPANMTAVTHMHGMPIGIGLPSFASQQPVIFNPQAAVPQLQPYYHPNGPQYGQQMLIGQPRPVMFMPAYPQEMPYQGREF, encoded by the exons ATGAATAATCATCAAGTTCCACAGCCCCGGTCTTCTTGTAATGGCTATGGCCGTCGTAAAAGTGAAAGAGATGTGGCCACCAGGTTTGATGATAAGTTTCAGGCTGGGAAAACAAATTCTAGCAGGATTAATTTTG GTAATGGAGGAGGACTTGAATTACCTCCATGTGATCGCCTTATATATTTAAGTGCAAGCCTCATTGGACATCAAGTTGAAGTCCAGGTGCTGGATGGATCTATATTTTCTGGAATATTTCATGCTACAAATACTGATGATTTTG GCATTGTTCTGAAAATGGCATGCTTAATTAAGGATGGCTCACAAGCACAGAAAAATATTGCAGATTCTCCAAGCAAATCTCCTTCTAGAACTTTGATCATACCCGGAAAGGATCTTGTGCAACTGATAGCTAAG GTTATTGAAGAACCTCGGACACCATTATTTCATAAGATG GGTGTTTCTCTCACAAGTGATGTATCAAAGAATGAATTCCAGCATGACAAGAAGCAAGAGCTTATGGTAGATTCCTGCATATCACAATCCCGCCACGTAGAGCTCGGCAGAGAACTGGAGCCTTGGATCCCTGATGAAAATGATCCAGGGTGTCCTGAATTGGACAACGTATTTGATGGACCTCGGAATAG AGGATGGGATCAGTTTGAAGCAAATGAAACTTTATTCGGGGTGAAGAGTACATTCAATGAGGAACTTTACACAACAAAGCTTGCAAGAGGTCCTCAGCTGAAAGAATTAGAAAGAGAAGCTGCAAGGATGGCTAGAGAGATTGAGGGCGAGGAAACCTTTGATCTTCATCTAGCAGAG GAAAGAGGCATTCAACTTGATGGAAATTTTGACATTGATGAAGAAACTCGATTCTCATCAGTCTACAGGGTAGTAGATGATGGTGGATATGATGAGATTGAGGACATATTTTTGGATTCACAGAATGATGAAACATTTGGAATTGTCTCTGGTTCTGTTATTGACAAACCTCAGACTAACATGAGTTTTTTGGAAACCAATGAGAGAGCTCAATTCTCATCAAGATCTACGTTGCTG AGGGGAGTCCAATCTTGTAAGGTTGCTAAAAGCACTGGCACGCATCATTCAACTTCTGCCAATAATGCTCAACACCTACTAGCGGAACAGCTTCCTAAAGAGTCCTCTGAGATTGATGCTTTCAG GCTTCGTGGTAACCATTTTATTGGAAGTACTGATAGTTATTTATATAAGGATGATAAAGAACACAAG CTGTCCGATCAGAGTTGGTCATCAAAAGCTGAGG ATTTGTACTCGTTTCCGAGATTAAAAAAGGAAAACTATGATAAGGTTGGATTGTCTCCAAATGCTTTGGCATTTGATCCATCTTGGTCGTTATCCAAGGGTGAGGAAAATACTAGCTCTACTAATGAGCTAACAGACAGTGTAGCGCCCATCAAAGCACAAGGCACCACAATCGTTGTTTCCCGTCCTGGTAGTTCAGCAACATCCACAGGACAAGAAAAGACAGGCTCTTCCGATGAACCATCAGAGGGTTTCCTGCCTCCCAAAATACGAGGAACCACTACTGCTGTAGCCCAGCCCAGTAGTTCTTCTTCATCCACTGCCGATCATGTAGTTGCCACTTCAAGTTCTACCGGTCGAGGATTATCACCAAGTTCATCTGTTGGTTCGTTTTCTTCAGAGAAGTCTTCTCTAAATCCACATGCGAAG GAATTTAAGTTCAACCCAAATGCAAAAAGTTTCATCCCAACTCCGACACCTTTAAGGATTTCATCTCCGGTTTCTGATAGTTCTTTCTACTATCCAGCTAACATGACAGCTGTAACGCACATGCATGGGATGCCCATTGGTATCGGG CTTCCTTCTTTTGCTTCTCAGCAGCCTGTTATATTCAATCCACAGGCCGCAGTGCCGCAGCTTCAGCCATATTATCATCCAAATGGACCTCAG TATGGGCAGCAGATGCTCATTGGACAACCTCGGCCAGTCATGTTCATGCCAGCATATCCACAA GAAATGCCATACCAAGGAAGGGAATTTTAG
- the LOC140986264 gene encoding polyadenylate-binding protein-interacting protein 4-like isoform X4, producing the protein MNNHQVPQPRSSCNGYGRRKSERDVATRFDDKFQAGKTNSSRINFGNGGGLELPPCDRLIYLSASLIGHQVEVQVLDGSIFSGIFHATNTDDFGIVLKMACLIKDGSQAQKNIADSPSKSPSRTLIIPGKDLVQLIAKGVSLTSDVSKNEFQHDKKQELMVDSCISQSRHVELGRELEPWIPDENDPGCPELDNVFDGPRNRGWDQFEANETLFGVKSTFNEELYTTKLARGPQLKELEREAARMAREIEGEETFDLHLAEERGIQLDGNFDIDEETRFSSVYRVVDDGGYDEIEDIFLDSQNDETFGIVSGSVIDKPQTNMSFLETNERAQFSSRSTLLRGVQSCKVAKSTGTHHSTSANNAQHLLAEQLPKESSEIDAFRLRGNHFIGSTDSYLYKDDKEHKLSDQSWSSKAEDLYSFPRLKKENYDKVGLSPNALAFDPSWSLSKGEENTSSTNELTDSVAPIKAQGTTIVVSRPGSSATSTGQEKTGSSDEPSEGFLPPKIRGTTTAVAQPSSSSSSTADHVVATSSSTGRGLSPSSSVGSFSSEKSSLNPHAKEFKFNPNAKSFIPTPTPLRISSPVSDSSFYYPANMTAVTHMHGMPIGIGLPSFASQQPVIFNPQAAVPQLQPYYHPNGPQYGQQMLIGQPRPVMFMPAYPQEMPYQGREF; encoded by the exons ATGAATAATCATCAAGTTCCACAGCCCCGGTCTTCTTGTAATGGCTATGGCCGTCGTAAAAGTGAAAGAGATGTGGCCACCAGGTTTGATGATAAGTTTCAGGCTGGGAAAACAAATTCTAGCAGGATTAATTTTG GTAATGGAGGAGGACTTGAATTACCTCCATGTGATCGCCTTATATATTTAAGTGCAAGCCTCATTGGACATCAAGTTGAAGTCCAGGTGCTGGATGGATCTATATTTTCTGGAATATTTCATGCTACAAATACTGATGATTTTG GCATTGTTCTGAAAATGGCATGCTTAATTAAGGATGGCTCACAAGCACAGAAAAATATTGCAGATTCTCCAAGCAAATCTCCTTCTAGAACTTTGATCATACCCGGAAAGGATCTTGTGCAACTGATAGCTAAG GGTGTTTCTCTCACAAGTGATGTATCAAAGAATGAATTCCAGCATGACAAGAAGCAAGAGCTTATGGTAGATTCCTGCATATCACAATCCCGCCACGTAGAGCTCGGCAGAGAACTGGAGCCTTGGATCCCTGATGAAAATGATCCAGGGTGTCCTGAATTGGACAACGTATTTGATGGACCTCGGAATAG AGGATGGGATCAGTTTGAAGCAAATGAAACTTTATTCGGGGTGAAGAGTACATTCAATGAGGAACTTTACACAACAAAGCTTGCAAGAGGTCCTCAGCTGAAAGAATTAGAAAGAGAAGCTGCAAGGATGGCTAGAGAGATTGAGGGCGAGGAAACCTTTGATCTTCATCTAGCAGAG GAAAGAGGCATTCAACTTGATGGAAATTTTGACATTGATGAAGAAACTCGATTCTCATCAGTCTACAGGGTAGTAGATGATGGTGGATATGATGAGATTGAGGACATATTTTTGGATTCACAGAATGATGAAACATTTGGAATTGTCTCTGGTTCTGTTATTGACAAACCTCAGACTAACATGAGTTTTTTGGAAACCAATGAGAGAGCTCAATTCTCATCAAGATCTACGTTGCTG AGGGGAGTCCAATCTTGTAAGGTTGCTAAAAGCACTGGCACGCATCATTCAACTTCTGCCAATAATGCTCAACACCTACTAGCGGAACAGCTTCCTAAAGAGTCCTCTGAGATTGATGCTTTCAG GCTTCGTGGTAACCATTTTATTGGAAGTACTGATAGTTATTTATATAAGGATGATAAAGAACACAAG CTGTCCGATCAGAGTTGGTCATCAAAAGCTGAGG ATTTGTACTCGTTTCCGAGATTAAAAAAGGAAAACTATGATAAGGTTGGATTGTCTCCAAATGCTTTGGCATTTGATCCATCTTGGTCGTTATCCAAGGGTGAGGAAAATACTAGCTCTACTAATGAGCTAACAGACAGTGTAGCGCCCATCAAAGCACAAGGCACCACAATCGTTGTTTCCCGTCCTGGTAGTTCAGCAACATCCACAGGACAAGAAAAGACAGGCTCTTCCGATGAACCATCAGAGGGTTTCCTGCCTCCCAAAATACGAGGAACCACTACTGCTGTAGCCCAGCCCAGTAGTTCTTCTTCATCCACTGCCGATCATGTAGTTGCCACTTCAAGTTCTACCGGTCGAGGATTATCACCAAGTTCATCTGTTGGTTCGTTTTCTTCAGAGAAGTCTTCTCTAAATCCACATGCGAAG GAATTTAAGTTCAACCCAAATGCAAAAAGTTTCATCCCAACTCCGACACCTTTAAGGATTTCATCTCCGGTTTCTGATAGTTCTTTCTACTATCCAGCTAACATGACAGCTGTAACGCACATGCATGGGATGCCCATTGGTATCGGG CTTCCTTCTTTTGCTTCTCAGCAGCCTGTTATATTCAATCCACAGGCCGCAGTGCCGCAGCTTCAGCCATATTATCATCCAAATGGACCTCAG TATGGGCAGCAGATGCTCATTGGACAACCTCGGCCAGTCATGTTCATGCCAGCATATCCACAA GAAATGCCATACCAAGGAAGGGAATTTTAG
- the LOC140986264 gene encoding polyadenylate-binding protein-interacting protein 4-like isoform X2 encodes MNNHQVPQPRSSCNGYGRRKSERDVATRFDDKFQAGKTNSSRINFGNGGGLELPPCDRLIYLSASLIGHQVEVQVLDGSIFSGIFHATNTDDFGMSKNHCSSLVNRAPFGIVLKMACLIKDGSQAQKNIADSPSKSPSRTLIIPGKDLVQLIAKGVSLTSDVSKNEFQHDKKQELMVDSCISQSRHVELGRELEPWIPDENDPGCPELDNVFDGPRNRGWDQFEANETLFGVKSTFNEELYTTKLARGPQLKELEREAARMAREIEGEETFDLHLAEERGIQLDGNFDIDEETRFSSVYRVVDDGGYDEIEDIFLDSQNDETFGIVSGSVIDKPQTNMSFLETNERAQFSSRSTLLRGVQSCKVAKSTGTHHSTSANNAQHLLAEQLPKESSEIDAFRLRGNHFIGSTDSYLYKDDKEHKLSDQSWSSKAEDLYSFPRLKKENYDKVGLSPNALAFDPSWSLSKGEENTSSTNELTDSVAPIKAQGTTIVVSRPGSSATSTGQEKTGSSDEPSEGFLPPKIRGTTTAVAQPSSSSSSTADHVVATSSSTGRGLSPSSSVGSFSSEKSSLNPHAKEFKFNPNAKSFIPTPTPLRISSPVSDSSFYYPANMTAVTHMHGMPIGIGLPSFASQQPVIFNPQAAVPQLQPYYHPNGPQYGQQMLIGQPRPVMFMPAYPQEMPYQGREF; translated from the exons ATGAATAATCATCAAGTTCCACAGCCCCGGTCTTCTTGTAATGGCTATGGCCGTCGTAAAAGTGAAAGAGATGTGGCCACCAGGTTTGATGATAAGTTTCAGGCTGGGAAAACAAATTCTAGCAGGATTAATTTTG GTAATGGAGGAGGACTTGAATTACCTCCATGTGATCGCCTTATATATTTAAGTGCAAGCCTCATTGGACATCAAGTTGAAGTCCAGGTGCTGGATGGATCTATATTTTCTGGAATATTTCATGCTACAAATACTGATGATTTTGGTATGTCAAAGAATCATTGCTCAAGTTTGGTGAATAGAGCACCTTTCG GCATTGTTCTGAAAATGGCATGCTTAATTAAGGATGGCTCACAAGCACAGAAAAATATTGCAGATTCTCCAAGCAAATCTCCTTCTAGAACTTTGATCATACCCGGAAAGGATCTTGTGCAACTGATAGCTAAG GGTGTTTCTCTCACAAGTGATGTATCAAAGAATGAATTCCAGCATGACAAGAAGCAAGAGCTTATGGTAGATTCCTGCATATCACAATCCCGCCACGTAGAGCTCGGCAGAGAACTGGAGCCTTGGATCCCTGATGAAAATGATCCAGGGTGTCCTGAATTGGACAACGTATTTGATGGACCTCGGAATAG AGGATGGGATCAGTTTGAAGCAAATGAAACTTTATTCGGGGTGAAGAGTACATTCAATGAGGAACTTTACACAACAAAGCTTGCAAGAGGTCCTCAGCTGAAAGAATTAGAAAGAGAAGCTGCAAGGATGGCTAGAGAGATTGAGGGCGAGGAAACCTTTGATCTTCATCTAGCAGAG GAAAGAGGCATTCAACTTGATGGAAATTTTGACATTGATGAAGAAACTCGATTCTCATCAGTCTACAGGGTAGTAGATGATGGTGGATATGATGAGATTGAGGACATATTTTTGGATTCACAGAATGATGAAACATTTGGAATTGTCTCTGGTTCTGTTATTGACAAACCTCAGACTAACATGAGTTTTTTGGAAACCAATGAGAGAGCTCAATTCTCATCAAGATCTACGTTGCTG AGGGGAGTCCAATCTTGTAAGGTTGCTAAAAGCACTGGCACGCATCATTCAACTTCTGCCAATAATGCTCAACACCTACTAGCGGAACAGCTTCCTAAAGAGTCCTCTGAGATTGATGCTTTCAG GCTTCGTGGTAACCATTTTATTGGAAGTACTGATAGTTATTTATATAAGGATGATAAAGAACACAAG CTGTCCGATCAGAGTTGGTCATCAAAAGCTGAGG ATTTGTACTCGTTTCCGAGATTAAAAAAGGAAAACTATGATAAGGTTGGATTGTCTCCAAATGCTTTGGCATTTGATCCATCTTGGTCGTTATCCAAGGGTGAGGAAAATACTAGCTCTACTAATGAGCTAACAGACAGTGTAGCGCCCATCAAAGCACAAGGCACCACAATCGTTGTTTCCCGTCCTGGTAGTTCAGCAACATCCACAGGACAAGAAAAGACAGGCTCTTCCGATGAACCATCAGAGGGTTTCCTGCCTCCCAAAATACGAGGAACCACTACTGCTGTAGCCCAGCCCAGTAGTTCTTCTTCATCCACTGCCGATCATGTAGTTGCCACTTCAAGTTCTACCGGTCGAGGATTATCACCAAGTTCATCTGTTGGTTCGTTTTCTTCAGAGAAGTCTTCTCTAAATCCACATGCGAAG GAATTTAAGTTCAACCCAAATGCAAAAAGTTTCATCCCAACTCCGACACCTTTAAGGATTTCATCTCCGGTTTCTGATAGTTCTTTCTACTATCCAGCTAACATGACAGCTGTAACGCACATGCATGGGATGCCCATTGGTATCGGG CTTCCTTCTTTTGCTTCTCAGCAGCCTGTTATATTCAATCCACAGGCCGCAGTGCCGCAGCTTCAGCCATATTATCATCCAAATGGACCTCAG TATGGGCAGCAGATGCTCATTGGACAACCTCGGCCAGTCATGTTCATGCCAGCATATCCACAA GAAATGCCATACCAAGGAAGGGAATTTTAG